The nucleotide window TTTATTGTAAAATAAACTTTTATAATACAACTTTTTAAATTTCATTTATTTTAGGGGGGAATTTTACAATGTTAAGCCAGAAATCCTCTATGATTCCAACCACCCTAATGAAATGATTGAGGTCAAAGGGTTTGGTAATGTAACAATTGGCATTATTCTGGTAAGCCTCTACAAGATCGTCCTCAGCAGTGGACGTGGTTAATACCAGGACGGGAATACATTTAAGGCTTTCATCCGCTTTAATCTCTTTGAGTACCTCTCTTCCGTCCTTTTTTGGTAAATTTAAATCCAGTAAGATCAGGTCAGGCCTGGTGGCCAGGGAGTGTTCCCCTTCTTTTCGAAGCATTTCCATGGCCATCTCCCCATCCAACGCCACTTGCATCTGGTTATCGATCTGGGCATCCTTAAATACTTCTTCAATTA belongs to Methanobacterium formicicum and includes:
- a CDS encoding response regulator — its product is MQPGMTNPVKILLIEDNLGDIRLIEEVFKDAQIDNQMQVALDGEMAMEMLRKEGEHSLATRPDLILLDLNLPKKDGREVLKEIKADESLKCIPVLVLTTSTAEDDLVEAYQNNANCYITKPFDLNHFIRVVGIIEDFWLNIVKFPPKINEI